One Amorphoplanes digitatis genomic window carries:
- a CDS encoding acyl-CoA dehydrogenase family protein, with the protein MTAIVSHEAALAAAVRVAAALAPGVVQRDRDGAAAVPSEALAELDGSGLLSLTVPVADGGPGLGPLTLAEVTRTIAAVDPAIAQVPQAHYLLVDVLTLHGASEVRRRLFADVLAGRRIGNALAERGGKHAQDLTTRLDDGRLTGRKYYCTGALTSAWIAASALDGAGRLVLAFVPRDAPGVTVDTDWDVMGQRATISGTTTFADVPAELVIDYAGAFEVPQQLGARAQLVHAAIEVGIAEGALRDARDYLREKARPSTEAVRAGAAAAPDDPHVLHRYGRVATRVRAAAALLREAAGVLDEVGLVPADAAAAARGSLAVAGAKAFAGEVAVETASELFAMCGTSSTASKYDLDRHWRNARTHSVHDPADWKYHHLAAWELAGVQPPNHGQL; encoded by the coding sequence GTGACCGCCATCGTCTCGCATGAAGCCGCCCTCGCCGCCGCCGTGCGGGTCGCCGCGGCGCTCGCACCCGGCGTCGTCCAGCGCGACCGGGACGGCGCCGCCGCCGTACCGTCCGAGGCCCTCGCCGAGCTGGACGGCTCCGGCCTGCTGTCGCTCACCGTGCCCGTCGCCGACGGCGGCCCCGGCCTCGGCCCGCTGACGCTGGCCGAGGTCACCCGGACCATCGCCGCGGTCGACCCGGCCATCGCCCAGGTGCCGCAGGCGCACTACCTGCTCGTCGACGTGCTGACCCTGCACGGCGCCTCCGAGGTCCGCCGCCGGCTGTTCGCCGACGTCCTCGCCGGCCGCCGGATCGGCAACGCGCTCGCCGAGCGCGGCGGCAAGCACGCGCAGGACCTCACCACCCGGCTCGACGACGGCCGGCTGACCGGCCGGAAGTACTACTGCACCGGCGCGCTGACCTCCGCCTGGATCGCGGCCAGTGCCCTCGACGGCGCCGGGCGGCTGGTGCTGGCGTTCGTGCCGCGCGACGCGCCCGGGGTGACGGTCGACACCGACTGGGACGTGATGGGCCAGCGCGCCACGATCAGCGGCACCACCACCTTCGCCGACGTCCCCGCCGAGCTGGTCATCGACTACGCGGGCGCGTTCGAGGTGCCGCAGCAGCTCGGCGCGCGCGCCCAGCTCGTGCACGCGGCCATCGAGGTCGGCATCGCCGAGGGCGCGCTGCGCGACGCCCGCGACTACCTGCGCGAGAAGGCCCGACCATCGACGGAGGCGGTCCGGGCGGGCGCGGCCGCCGCGCCCGACGACCCGCACGTCCTGCACCGCTACGGCCGGGTGGCGACCCGCGTCCGCGCCGCCGCCGCGCTGCTCCGCGAGGCGGCCGGCGTCCTCGACGAGGTGGGCCTGGTGCCCGCCGACGCCGCGGCCGCCGCGCGCGGCTCCCTGGCGGTGGCCGGCGCCAAGGCCTTCGCCGGCGAGGTCGCGGTCGAGACCGCGTCGGAGCTGTTCGCGATGTGCGGCACCAGCTCGACGGCGTCGAAATACGACCTGGACCGGCACTGGCGCAACGCCCGCACACACAGCGTGCACGACCCGGCGGACTGGAAATACCACCACCTGGCGGCCTGGGAACTGGCCGGCGTCCAGCCACCCAACCACGGCCAGCTCTAG
- a CDS encoding GNAT family N-acetyltransferase: protein MQILDNPAWAALTGPQAAFADRYGRSARFPADVSMFAALDDPADPAAWHDLGALAGSGGEVLVAAPTQTPPAGWTWTGGVPGVQLVAASVAAAPDPEAVVLTGADVPEILDLVERTQPGPFRKRTIDLGTYLGIRRDGALIAMAGERMRLPGYTEISAVCTDPAFRGAGLASRLIRAVSAGIQESGAVPFLHTAATNTGAIRLYEQLGFVLRTDMEFAAYRVP, encoded by the coding sequence GTGCAGATCCTGGACAACCCGGCGTGGGCCGCGCTCACCGGCCCGCAGGCGGCCTTCGCCGACCGGTACGGCCGCAGCGCCCGCTTTCCCGCCGACGTGAGCATGTTCGCCGCGCTGGACGATCCGGCGGACCCCGCCGCGTGGCACGACCTGGGCGCGCTGGCCGGCAGCGGCGGCGAGGTGCTGGTGGCGGCGCCGACGCAGACGCCGCCGGCCGGCTGGACCTGGACCGGCGGAGTGCCCGGCGTGCAGCTGGTCGCGGCGTCCGTCGCGGCGGCGCCGGACCCGGAGGCGGTCGTGCTGACCGGCGCCGACGTGCCGGAGATCCTCGACCTGGTCGAGCGCACCCAGCCCGGCCCGTTCCGCAAGCGGACCATCGACCTCGGCACCTACCTCGGCATCCGCCGCGACGGCGCGCTGATCGCGATGGCCGGCGAGCGGATGCGCCTGCCCGGCTACACGGAGATCTCCGCGGTCTGCACCGATCCGGCCTTCCGCGGCGCCGGCCTGGCCTCGCGGCTGATCCGGGCCGTGTCGGCCGGCATCCAGGAGAGCGGCGCGGTCCCCTTCCTGCACACGGCCGCGACCAACACCGGCGCTATCCGCCTCTACGAGCAGCTGGGCTTCGTGCTCCGCACCGACATGGAGTTCGCCGCCTACCGCGTGCCCTAG
- a CDS encoding elongation factor G: MTVRTLNLGILAHVDAGKTSLTERLLFTHGAVAELGSVDAGNTATDSGALERERGITIRAAVASLTVGDLRLNLIDTPGHPDFIAEVERALAVLDGAVLVLSAVEGVQAQTRVLLRSLRRLRIPTLIFINKIDRAGARTDSLLPEVRTRLGAAVVAMNAVRDAGTAAARVVPRRWEPRAAETLADHDDDLLARLVDGAEPPPAEVRGLLAEQTAAGLVHPVFFGSATTGAGTGDLTGGIVSLLRPREATGGGTTGLVFAIERGAGGEKVAYLRLFSGMLRERQRVVFRRAAGAGTEEVSGRLSGVEVVGGGRGDLTAGSIGRVRGLPGIRVGDRLGATAAAMTPQFSPPGIESLVRAARPDDQARLHAALNILADEDPLIRTRAVPGGGTSVLLYGAVQREVLADRLDRDFGVVAVFGEIRPVYFERVTGAGEHMIAFDPRRPNDFWATVGLRVEPGPPGSGLRYVRDVQWGAIPPAFHRATEEAVRRTAEQGLHGWEILDCTVTVIRTGYRSPTSSAADFRGLAPVVFMRALRAAGTTICEPCAAFDLEAPADTLSAVLAMLSGLGADVTGSDMDGAVCTVTGRMPVRLVPELTAALPGLTRGEGALWSRPGQDRPLRGAAVRRRRLDGNPLDYDEYLRFLSSRLPVS; encoded by the coding sequence TTGACCGTCCGTACTCTCAATCTCGGCATCCTGGCGCACGTCGACGCCGGTAAGACCAGCCTCACCGAGCGCCTGCTCTTCACGCACGGCGCCGTTGCCGAGCTCGGCAGCGTCGATGCCGGCAACACCGCCACCGACAGCGGCGCGCTGGAACGCGAGCGGGGAATCACCATCCGCGCCGCGGTGGCGTCGCTGACCGTCGGTGACCTGCGGCTCAATCTCATCGACACGCCCGGCCACCCGGACTTCATCGCCGAGGTGGAGCGGGCACTCGCCGTCCTCGACGGCGCGGTGCTGGTGCTCTCCGCCGTCGAGGGCGTCCAGGCGCAGACCCGGGTGCTCCTTCGATCGCTGCGCCGCCTGCGCATCCCCACCCTGATCTTCATCAACAAGATCGACCGGGCCGGTGCCCGGACGGACTCCCTGCTCCCCGAGGTCCGGACCCGGCTCGGCGCCGCCGTCGTCGCGATGAACGCCGTACGCGACGCGGGCACCGCCGCGGCCCGCGTCGTGCCCCGGCGGTGGGAGCCACGGGCGGCGGAGACCCTCGCCGACCACGACGACGACCTGCTGGCCCGCCTGGTCGACGGCGCCGAGCCGCCGCCGGCCGAGGTGCGAGGGCTGCTCGCGGAGCAGACCGCCGCCGGGCTGGTGCATCCGGTGTTCTTCGGCTCGGCGACGACCGGCGCGGGCACCGGCGACCTGACCGGCGGCATCGTCTCGCTGCTGCGCCCGCGGGAGGCCACCGGCGGCGGCACCACCGGGCTGGTCTTCGCGATCGAGCGCGGCGCGGGCGGCGAGAAGGTCGCCTACCTGCGCCTGTTCTCCGGCATGCTGCGCGAACGGCAGCGCGTCGTCTTCCGCCGCGCGGCCGGCGCCGGCACCGAGGAGGTCTCCGGCCGCCTCTCGGGCGTCGAGGTCGTCGGCGGCGGGCGCGGGGATCTCACGGCCGGCAGCATCGGCCGGGTGCGCGGCCTGCCCGGCATCCGGGTCGGCGACCGCCTCGGCGCGACCGCCGCGGCAATGACCCCGCAGTTCTCCCCGCCCGGCATCGAGTCCCTGGTCCGGGCGGCACGGCCGGACGACCAGGCGCGCCTGCACGCGGCGCTGAACATCCTCGCGGACGAGGACCCGCTCATCCGTACCCGCGCGGTGCCGGGCGGCGGCACGTCGGTGCTGCTGTACGGGGCGGTCCAGCGCGAGGTGCTCGCCGACCGCCTCGACCGCGACTTCGGGGTGGTGGCGGTCTTCGGCGAGATCCGCCCCGTCTACTTCGAACGGGTGACCGGCGCCGGCGAGCACATGATCGCGTTCGACCCCCGCCGCCCCAACGACTTCTGGGCGACCGTCGGCCTGCGCGTCGAGCCGGGCCCGCCCGGATCGGGCCTGCGGTACGTCCGCGACGTGCAGTGGGGCGCCATCCCGCCGGCGTTCCACCGGGCGACCGAGGAGGCGGTGCGCAGAACCGCCGAGCAGGGCCTGCACGGCTGGGAGATCCTCGACTGCACGGTGACGGTCATCCGCACCGGCTACCGGTCGCCGACCTCCTCGGCGGCGGACTTCCGCGGCCTCGCCCCCGTGGTCTTCATGCGCGCACTGCGGGCGGCGGGCACGACGATCTGCGAACCCTGCGCGGCGTTCGATCTGGAGGCACCGGCGGACACCCTCAGCGCGGTTCTCGCCATGCTGTCCGGACTCGGCGCCGACGTCACCGGCTCCGACATGGATGGAGCGGTCTGTACCGTCACGGGCCGCATGCCGGTTCGGCTGGTTCCCGAGCTCACCGCCGCTCTGCCCGGCCTGACCCGTGGCGAGGGCGCCCTGTGGAGCCGCCCGGGTCAGGACCGGCCGCTGCGCGGGGCCGCCGTCCGACGGCGGCGGCTCGACGGAAATCCGCTGGACTACGACGAGTACCTGCGCTTCCTCAGCTCCCGGCTGCCGGTCTCGTGA
- a CDS encoding dihydrofolate reductase family protein: MGLLIFSLNLTLDGCVDHQEGIADDETHAFFTRLMDEGGAMLWGRVTYEMMESYWPAVARGDEEAPPAMREWAVKLEAKPKYVVSSTRKDFPWANSHHVAGDLREGVQQLKDATPAGVLLGSGKLATELDRLDLIDEYKLLVHPRIAGHGPTLYQGGLPGTRRLELLSAEPLRNGAVAMHYRRAR; this comes from the coding sequence ATGGGACTGCTCATCTTCAGCCTCAACCTCACCCTGGACGGTTGCGTCGACCACCAGGAGGGGATCGCCGACGACGAGACTCATGCCTTCTTCACCCGGCTCATGGACGAGGGCGGGGCGATGCTGTGGGGTCGCGTCACCTACGAGATGATGGAGAGCTATTGGCCGGCCGTCGCCCGCGGCGACGAGGAGGCGCCGCCGGCCATGCGCGAGTGGGCGGTCAAGCTGGAGGCCAAACCCAAGTACGTGGTGTCGTCGACGCGCAAGGACTTCCCGTGGGCCAACAGCCACCACGTCGCCGGCGATCTGCGTGAGGGCGTGCAGCAGCTCAAGGACGCGACCCCGGCCGGTGTCCTCCTCGGAAGCGGCAAGCTCGCGACCGAGCTCGACCGGCTGGACCTGATCGACGAGTACAAGCTGCTCGTCCATCCCAGGATCGCCGGCCACGGCCCGACGCTGTACCAGGGCGGGCTGCCCGGCACGCGCCGGCTCGAGCTGCTCTCGGCGGAGCCGCTCCGCAACGGCGCGGTGGCCATGCACTACCGCCGCGCGCGCTGA
- a CDS encoding cellulose-binding domain-containing protein, which yields MLQRVRRTVVVGAALVTVVAGAAIGGVTSAQAAAAGCRVGYTVGSQWGGGFNADVAVTNLGDPLTGWTLRWSFAAGQVVTQAWNAVTTQSGSAVTAVNAGWNANLATNGTATFGFNGSWNNSSNPVPASFTLNGVVCTGATTPGPTASPSTPPTSTPPTSTPPQRTVRAYWLRPTDVAYDQRYVDGIATVMREAQRYYRQELGKTFTLNDPVVEVVNGDHPRSWYENTPNGNECYWWVVFNMQQELLRKLSLRAPDSRWINVGEISAEASCSGGGGGGGWVILSGHDADGAAGINGPMNRWYGGMVHELGHAFGLPDSTSTDGTPMSASFYSYPNTHFSQAQKQGILNGPYGGFLS from the coding sequence ATGCTTCAACGGGTACGCCGTACCGTCGTGGTCGGGGCCGCGCTCGTCACCGTCGTCGCCGGGGCGGCGATCGGCGGGGTGACGTCCGCGCAGGCCGCCGCGGCGGGCTGCCGGGTGGGCTACACCGTCGGCAGCCAGTGGGGTGGGGGATTCAACGCCGACGTCGCCGTGACCAACCTCGGCGATCCCCTCACCGGCTGGACCCTCCGGTGGTCGTTCGCCGCCGGTCAGGTGGTGACGCAGGCGTGGAACGCGGTGACCACGCAGAGCGGCTCGGCGGTCACGGCCGTCAACGCCGGCTGGAACGCGAACCTCGCCACCAACGGCACCGCGACGTTCGGCTTCAACGGCTCGTGGAACAACAGCAGCAACCCCGTGCCGGCGAGCTTCACCCTGAACGGAGTCGTCTGCACCGGCGCGACCACGCCGGGACCCACCGCCTCGCCGAGCACCCCGCCCACGTCCACGCCGCCCACGTCCACGCCGCCTCAGCGCACCGTGCGCGCCTACTGGCTGCGGCCCACCGACGTTGCGTACGACCAGCGGTACGTCGACGGCATCGCCACCGTGATGCGTGAGGCGCAGAGGTACTACCGGCAGGAGCTCGGCAAGACGTTCACCCTCAACGACCCGGTCGTCGAGGTCGTCAACGGCGACCACCCCCGCTCGTGGTACGAGAACACGCCGAACGGCAACGAGTGCTACTGGTGGGTCGTCTTCAACATGCAGCAGGAGCTCCTGCGCAAACTCTCCCTGCGCGCGCCGGACAGCCGCTGGATCAACGTCGGCGAGATCAGCGCCGAGGCATCCTGCTCGGGAGGCGGAGGTGGCGGCGGCTGGGTCATCCTCAGTGGCCACGACGCCGACGGCGCGGCGGGCATCAACGGCCCGATGAACCGCTGGTACGGCGGCATGGTCCACGAGCTCGGGCACGCCTTCGGCCTGCCGGACTCGACCTCGACCGACGGCACCCCGATGTCCGCCTCCTTCTACAGCTACCCGAACACGCACTTCAGCCAGGCGCAGAAGCAGGGCATCCTGAACGGCCCGTACGGCGGCTTCCTGTCCTGA
- a CDS encoding GGDEF domain-containing phosphodiesterase, translated as MTTRPARACFTVWMAVLTAANYAWPAGHPFTWGLIGLSGAAAIVVGVRANRPARRLPWYLLAVALVCYVFGDTLTYIQDAMGLVTPFPGPSDVFYLLVYPPLAAALTIFIRSRSGNANRAALLDALLPTVSLGLLAWIYLIVPYVKVADLTLQEKAIAIGYPLGDVLALALMLRLLTAPGRKPLAVRLLSVSIVGALISDVVYGMARLDGDWAIGGPVYLGWVAFYFAAGYAALHPSMTRLTEHTAPSTDNVETGGRRLVLLAAAALIAPAVLLAQHFDGGVTNAPVIAAVSALIFLLVMGRVYGLLADQRQTNLRESALRRANAALSAATTEDEIRAAIGTAIGELMPAGRHYRLTAEESVPLDPAAAAEAGISLVPAPGDGSGLALRAGVIRPGSPPRLATMHLSAPDSVLHAVMPAVRALFDQVTLVVERIGLAGEISRRDGEAYFRTLIQSASDVILIVGDDDRIRYASPSATTVLGWTELPGQPLSGLIADTHRAALARTLDLARSGDGGPEAADLTVVCADRRLRQVECAARDLRDDPTVAGLVLTIRDVTERRRLENDLAHQAFHDGLTGLANRMLFRDRLEQSFVRSEQDAAKIGVLFIDLDDFKGVNDTLGHAVGDQLLIAIGERITNAIGASNMAARMGGDEFAILIEDATDPAAAEEVAERIVLALSEPVEVSDGLGGTHLLGGAGSVGVATSHEAASPTELLRHADLALYLAKGVGKATWRRYRNELHTEMVERLALRTSLLEAIDDEQFVLQYQPIVDVSTREVVGVESLLRWQHPERGSLGPAHFIELAEESGAVVSIGAWVLREALQQFASWRAADPDLPLRYVSVNVSPRQFRQPGFVDQVRRALDDAGARPEWLLLEITESLVLHDADQVWADLKELRALGVRIAIDDFGTGYSSLSYLRHMPVDVLKIDKSFIDDILASRQQRALVDAIVTLAHNLDLTVVAEGIEDGAQRELLDLMGCPYGQGYLFSAPLWPSEIPTLLGRTTAVAA; from the coding sequence ATGACCACGCGACCCGCTCGCGCGTGCTTCACCGTATGGATGGCCGTGCTGACCGCCGCCAACTACGCCTGGCCGGCGGGGCACCCCTTCACGTGGGGGCTGATCGGGCTCTCCGGCGCCGCGGCGATCGTCGTGGGTGTCCGGGCGAACCGGCCCGCGCGCCGCCTGCCGTGGTATCTGCTCGCCGTCGCCCTGGTCTGCTACGTCTTCGGCGACACGCTCACCTACATCCAGGACGCGATGGGTCTGGTCACCCCGTTCCCCGGTCCGTCCGACGTTTTCTACCTGCTTGTCTACCCGCCGCTCGCGGCCGCGCTGACAATCTTCATCCGGAGCCGCTCGGGCAACGCGAACCGGGCCGCGCTGCTCGATGCGCTCCTGCCGACGGTCAGCCTCGGGCTGCTCGCCTGGATCTACCTGATCGTGCCCTACGTCAAGGTCGCCGACCTGACACTCCAGGAGAAGGCGATCGCCATCGGGTACCCGCTCGGCGACGTGCTGGCCCTCGCCCTGATGTTGCGCCTGCTCACCGCCCCGGGCCGCAAGCCGCTCGCGGTACGCCTGTTGTCCGTGAGCATCGTCGGCGCGCTGATCTCCGACGTCGTCTACGGCATGGCCCGCCTCGACGGCGACTGGGCCATCGGTGGCCCCGTCTACCTCGGCTGGGTCGCCTTCTACTTCGCCGCCGGATACGCCGCGCTGCACCCGTCGATGACCCGGCTCACCGAGCACACCGCCCCCAGCACGGACAACGTCGAGACCGGCGGACGCCGCCTGGTACTGCTGGCCGCCGCCGCGCTGATCGCCCCGGCCGTCCTGCTCGCACAGCACTTCGACGGCGGCGTCACCAACGCGCCCGTCATCGCGGCCGTCTCGGCGCTGATCTTCCTGCTGGTGATGGGCCGGGTCTACGGGCTGCTCGCCGACCAGCGCCAGACCAACCTGCGCGAGAGCGCCCTGCGCCGCGCCAACGCCGCGCTCTCGGCCGCGACGACCGAGGACGAAATCAGGGCGGCGATAGGGACCGCGATCGGCGAGCTCATGCCGGCCGGACGACACTACCGCCTGACCGCCGAAGAGTCGGTGCCGCTCGACCCGGCCGCGGCGGCCGAGGCGGGCATCAGCCTGGTGCCCGCGCCCGGTGACGGCTCCGGCCTCGCCCTGCGTGCCGGGGTGATCCGGCCGGGCAGCCCGCCGCGGCTGGCCACGATGCACCTGTCGGCGCCGGACTCGGTCCTGCACGCCGTGATGCCCGCGGTACGGGCCCTGTTCGACCAGGTCACCCTGGTGGTCGAGCGGATCGGCCTGGCCGGCGAGATCAGCCGGCGCGACGGCGAGGCCTACTTCCGGACCCTGATCCAGAGCGCGTCCGACGTCATCCTGATCGTCGGCGACGACGACCGGATCCGGTACGCGAGCCCGTCCGCGACCACCGTCCTCGGCTGGACCGAGCTGCCCGGCCAACCGCTGTCCGGCCTGATCGCCGACACCCACCGCGCCGCCCTGGCCCGCACCCTGGACCTGGCCCGCTCGGGCGACGGCGGGCCGGAGGCCGCCGACCTCACCGTGGTCTGCGCCGACCGGCGGCTGCGCCAGGTCGAGTGCGCCGCCCGCGACCTGCGGGACGACCCGACCGTCGCCGGCCTCGTCCTGACCATCCGGGACGTCACCGAACGCCGGCGCCTGGAGAACGACCTGGCACACCAGGCCTTCCACGACGGGCTCACCGGGCTCGCCAACCGGATGCTGTTCCGCGACCGCCTGGAGCAGTCGTTCGTGCGGTCCGAACAGGACGCGGCCAAGATCGGCGTCCTCTTCATCGACCTCGACGACTTCAAGGGTGTCAACGACACCCTCGGGCACGCGGTCGGCGACCAGTTGCTGATCGCCATCGGCGAGCGGATCACGAACGCCATCGGAGCGTCGAACATGGCGGCCCGGATGGGCGGCGACGAGTTCGCCATCCTCATCGAGGACGCCACCGACCCGGCCGCGGCCGAGGAGGTCGCCGAGCGCATCGTCCTGGCGCTCTCCGAGCCGGTCGAGGTCAGCGACGGCCTCGGCGGCACGCACCTGCTCGGCGGCGCGGGCAGCGTCGGCGTCGCCACCAGCCACGAGGCGGCCAGCCCGACCGAGCTGCTGCGCCACGCCGATCTGGCCCTCTACCTGGCCAAGGGCGTCGGCAAGGCCACCTGGCGGCGCTACCGCAACGAGCTGCACACGGAGATGGTCGAGCGGCTCGCGCTGCGCACCTCGCTGCTCGAGGCGATCGACGACGAGCAGTTCGTGCTCCAGTACCAGCCGATCGTCGACGTGAGCACCCGCGAAGTCGTCGGCGTCGAGTCGCTGCTGCGCTGGCAGCACCCCGAGCGCGGCTCGCTGGGCCCGGCACACTTCATCGAACTCGCCGAGGAGAGCGGCGCCGTCGTGAGCATCGGCGCCTGGGTGCTGCGCGAGGCGCTGCAACAGTTCGCCTCGTGGCGCGCCGCGGACCCGGACCTCCCGCTGCGCTACGTCAGCGTCAACGTCTCACCCCGCCAGTTCCGCCAGCCCGGCTTCGTCGACCAGGTCCGCCGGGCCCTCGACGACGCCGGCGCCCGCCCCGAATGGCTGCTGCTGGAGATCACCGAAAGCCTGGTACTCCACGACGCCGACCAGGTCTGGGCCGACCTGAAGGAGCTGCGCGCGCTCGGCGTCCGAATCGCCATCGACGACTTCGGCACCGGCTACTCCTCGCTGAGCTACCTGCGCCACATGCCCGTCGACGTCCTGAAGATCGACAAGTCCTTCATCGACGACATCCTGGCCAGCCGCCAGCAACGCGCCCTGGTCGACGCGATCGTCACGCTGGCACACAACCTCGACCTGACGGTCGTGGCCGAGGGCATCGAGGACGGCGCCCAGCGCGAACTCCTCGACCTGATGGGCTGCCCGTACGGCCAGGGCTACCTGTTCTCCGCACCCCTCTGGCCCTCCGAGATCCCCACCCTCCTCGGCCGCACGACCGCGGTCGCCGCCTGA
- a CDS encoding Gfo/Idh/MocA family protein produces MTSFAVVGAGWRAEMFWRIAAGMPGLECVGAVVRSPRDLPVPTYRSLAECVAGAAPDFVVTAVSWQAGPGLIVEAVERGLPVLAETPPAPDVAGLRELWAAVGASGLVQVAEQYLLMPAHAARQAAVRGGLIGTPTQVQVSSTHQYHAVSLIRGILGAGRGAVSVRASRTTAPLLDLLTRDGWTDDTDPKPATTTIATLDFGDGRSGLYDFTTNQWHNQLRFRRLLVRGSHGELRDDEVVRLPAPRTVVRTPLVRRQTGYDLDLDGFDTDTITYGGEVLYRNPYPGRRWSDEEIAIATLLDATAAWVRGEAEAPYPLADGAQDHLIALAVEEAADTDRTVTTGTEPWA; encoded by the coding sequence GTGACCTCGTTCGCGGTGGTGGGCGCCGGATGGCGCGCCGAGATGTTCTGGCGGATCGCGGCCGGCATGCCCGGCCTGGAGTGTGTCGGCGCGGTGGTCCGCAGCCCGCGCGACCTGCCCGTGCCGACGTATCGCTCGCTGGCCGAGTGCGTGGCCGGCGCCGCGCCGGACTTCGTGGTGACCGCCGTGTCCTGGCAGGCCGGCCCCGGGCTGATCGTCGAGGCGGTCGAGCGCGGCCTGCCCGTGCTGGCCGAGACTCCCCCGGCGCCGGACGTCGCCGGGCTGCGGGAGCTGTGGGCCGCCGTCGGCGCGTCCGGGCTGGTGCAGGTGGCCGAGCAGTACCTGCTGATGCCCGCGCACGCCGCCCGGCAAGCGGCCGTGCGCGGCGGCCTCATCGGCACGCCCACCCAGGTGCAGGTCTCCTCGACACACCAGTACCACGCGGTCTCGCTGATCCGCGGCATCCTCGGTGCCGGTCGCGGAGCGGTGAGCGTGCGCGCGAGCCGCACCACCGCGCCGCTGCTCGACCTGCTGACCCGCGACGGCTGGACCGACGACACCGACCCGAAACCCGCGACCACGACCATCGCCACCCTCGACTTCGGCGACGGGCGCTCCGGGCTCTACGACTTCACCACCAACCAGTGGCACAACCAGCTGCGCTTCCGCCGCCTGCTGGTCCGCGGCAGCCACGGCGAGCTCCGCGACGACGAGGTGGTCCGGCTGCCCGCGCCGCGCACGGTCGTGCGCACGCCTCTGGTACGCCGGCAGACCGGCTACGACCTGGACCTGGACGGCTTCGACACCGACACGATCACGTACGGCGGGGAGGTGCTCTACCGCAACCCGTACCCCGGGCGGCGCTGGAGCGACGAGGAGATCGCCATCGCGACGCTGCTCGACGCCACCGCCGCGTGGGTCCGCGGCGAGGCCGAGGCGCCGTACCCGCTGGCCGACGGCGCGCAGGACCACCTGATCGCGCTCGCCGTCGAGGAGGCCGCCGACACCGACCGCACCGTCACCACCGGCACCGAGCCCTGGGCGTAA
- a CDS encoding LacI family DNA-binding transcriptional regulator: MKQGDVTNSGRNTVRDVAAAAGVSIATVSRVLNGRGNVAPETRELVESTVARLRGPGPRPRGPARPIAGSIFVRCPYVLTDYFGVIVSSIADTLLLYGRQLVLDAGESAQRSPALAKLPGRSGLAGAVLILPPESAADIEALRAHRFPFVVVDPRLPPPRDVAAVSAAHAAGARSLTAHLTWLGHRRIGVVAGPREWLASDARLAGHSAALADAGVLSAPGLIRHVEPTVEWGRRAAGELLDLPERPTALVGFNDKAAVGALQAAAARGLRVPHDVSVAGFDDIDLSRATSPTLTTVRQPLAELGRMAVSLLARLLERHELEALHVELATELVVRDSTDRVPR, from the coding sequence GTGAAACAAGGCGATGTAACAAATTCCGGGCGCAACACCGTCCGGGACGTCGCCGCCGCGGCCGGCGTGTCGATCGCCACCGTCTCGCGCGTCCTCAACGGCCGCGGCAACGTCGCACCCGAGACCCGCGAGCTGGTGGAGAGCACCGTGGCCCGGCTGCGCGGCCCCGGGCCGAGACCCCGCGGCCCGGCCCGGCCGATCGCGGGCTCGATCTTCGTGCGCTGCCCGTACGTGCTGACGGACTACTTCGGCGTGATCGTCTCCTCGATCGCCGACACCCTGCTGCTGTACGGGCGCCAGCTCGTGCTCGACGCCGGCGAGTCCGCCCAGCGCTCCCCCGCGCTGGCGAAGCTGCCCGGCCGCTCGGGCCTGGCCGGCGCGGTGCTGATCCTGCCGCCGGAGTCGGCGGCGGACATCGAGGCGCTGCGCGCGCACCGCTTCCCGTTCGTCGTGGTCGACCCCCGGCTGCCGCCGCCGCGCGACGTCGCCGCCGTGTCCGCCGCGCACGCCGCCGGGGCGCGCAGCCTCACCGCGCACCTCACCTGGCTCGGCCATCGGCGCATCGGGGTGGTGGCGGGCCCGCGCGAGTGGCTGGCCAGCGACGCCCGGCTGGCCGGGCACAGCGCCGCGCTGGCCGACGCCGGCGTCCTGAGCGCGCCCGGCCTGATCCGGCACGTCGAGCCGACCGTCGAGTGGGGCCGGCGTGCCGCCGGCGAGCTGCTCGACCTGCCCGAACGCCCCACCGCGCTGGTCGGCTTCAACGACAAGGCCGCCGTCGGCGCGCTACAGGCGGCCGCCGCCCGGGGGCTGCGGGTGCCGCACGACGTCTCGGTCGCGGGCTTCGACGACATCGACCTGAGCCGGGCAACCAGCCCGACGCTCACCACCGTGCGCCAGCCCCTCGCGGAGCTCGGCCGGATGGCGGTGTCCCTGCTGGCCCGCCTGCTCGAACGGCACGAGCTGGAGGCGCTGCACGTCGAGCTCGCCACCGAACTCGTGGTGCGGGACTCCACCGATAGGGTGCCCCGGTGA